GATCGAAGGTCCTTATGTCAAATACGAACAGGTCATCCCGCAAGAAACTCCCACAATGCGCGTTTTCCTCTCGTCAACTCTTCTATCACACGCCCTGAACTTACTACAAGATTTCATGGAAGCGCGGCACCCAGAGTCGGACATGTGGCAATATCGCCCCCGGGTGGATCTACATCTCTCGCCACTGACCCAAACCATAACCTTTCTCACCTCACGGGACACGGGATATACCCGCGAGGACAATGGCAAATTCCAATACCTCCACGACGCGAAAGATGACGACTCACCGGGAGGCGTAGCAAATTGGATATTTCAGGTCCCCCTCAATGCCAAATTTGAAACACCATCAGAAGACACACTCAGATTCGCCGTGAACTTCGCATATCTAAAACAGATCCTGCATGCGCTGGACTTTGAAGACAGCGATGAAATCACAATGGAATTTAGAGAACAGGGAAAAGCGATCATCTTACGCACGCCCCTGAATTCGGAATGGCTGGCATTGCTAATGCCATTGAGACTGAAGTCAAAGGATTAAATCACACCTGCATTCTCCAGTGCCGCCTGAACCTGCCCCTCCTGCTCGACAGACGACGGTGGCATTGGCGGGCGCGGCACACCCCCATCGCGTCCCTGTAGCTTCATCGCATACTTGGTATTCGCAGGCAAATTATCATCAAAAATTGCATTCCAAATCGGCAGCAACTTTTCGTGTAAATCCAACGCCTTTTTATGCTCTCCCGCCTGACACGCATCCCATACTGCCACACACAACTCAGGCACCACCGTCAAAATCGCCGCAATCGCACCGTGCGCACCCAAAACAAATGACGGATACAACAACGCATCTACCGCAGTCATAATCCGCGCTCGATCTCCTGCCATCAACAACAAATCAGCCAGCAACTTCATATCTCCCGCACTCTGCTTCACCCCCACCACACCTTCCACCGCGTCAATAATCCGCGTCAACAACTCCGGCGACAAATACGTCCACGGCACCACATTGTAAATCATCACCGGCAACCCCGTCCCCTCACACAACGCCTCAAAATGCCTGACCATCGCATCATCATCTGGCCGAAACAAATAATGCACCGGCGTCACCTGCAACGCCACCGGACCCAAATCGGCCACAGCCTTCCCCCG
This Gemmatimonadota bacterium DNA region includes the following protein-coding sequences:
- a CDS encoding dihydrodipicolinate synthase family protein; amino-acid sequence: MMDSIYGIVPPVVTPFREDDALDEGAFRAEIQYMIETAKVHGLAVTGSTGEGHTLGDDEVRQLTQWAVEEADGRVPVITGVITDSTKSAIERGKAVADLGPVALQVTPVHYLFRPDDDAMVRHFEALCEGTGLPVMIYNVVPWTYLSPELLTRIIDAVEGVVGVKQSAGDMKLLADLLLMAGDRARIMTAVDALLYPSFVLGAHGAIAAILTVVPELCVAVWDACQAGEHKKALDLHEKLLPIWNAIFDDNLPANTKYAMKLQGRDGGVPRPPMPPSSVEQEGQVQAALENAGVI